Proteins from one Entomospira culicis genomic window:
- a CDS encoding YggT family protein, protein MDQQFFFFMLERVFRVYYYVLLSTVIISWIPSLRHSAIGGVLYALTEPYVRLFRGRFSRIGMLDISFLWAILFWSLLLRIISIAQAGRTVSIFTVLAMFIIMVFQVIQSLLLILLILTIVRLIFYKTQSPQGRHAGTMMDMVLNPMVQSIKALVSKKRFISHQRLLVYLLLALAVGYYLWSFWVGTLLNLLLQTLA, encoded by the coding sequence ATGGATCAACAATTCTTTTTCTTCATGCTGGAGCGCGTGTTTAGGGTCTACTACTATGTCCTTTTAAGCACGGTGATTATCTCTTGGATTCCTTCGCTACGCCACTCAGCGATTGGTGGAGTGCTTTATGCGCTCACCGAGCCTTATGTTCGCCTCTTTCGTGGGCGCTTCAGTCGCATCGGCATGCTCGATATCTCCTTTCTCTGGGCAATCCTCTTTTGGTCGCTTCTCCTTAGGATTATTAGCATCGCACAGGCTGGGCGTACGGTAAGTATCTTCACGGTGCTGGCAATGTTCATTATAATGGTCTTTCAAGTTATTCAGAGCCTGCTCCTCATCTTGTTGATCTTAACCATCGTACGTTTGATCTTCTATAAAACCCAGTCGCCCCAAGGTCGGCACGCCGGTACCATGATGGACATGGTGTTAAACCCTATGGTGCAGAGCATCAAGGCACTGGTGAGTAAAAAGCGCTTTATCTCGCATCAACGTCTTTTGGTCTACCTACTTCTTGCCTTGGCGGTGGGCTACTACCTATGGTCTTTTTGGGTTGGTACGCTTCTTAACCTGTTACTACAGACACTCGCTTAA